The following proteins come from a genomic window of Sphaerisporangium rubeum:
- a CDS encoding iron-containing redox enzyme family protein, which produces MRLPVPRGPISERLFGELTADPHDFGLPEELAVPPAGPVVADEDVQVALFACYELHYQGFDEVDERWEWNRSMLAVRERLEEVFERALAAAVPPPPEAPARGVPRLLIEMVPDGPWSLADFLHKDACLDRFREFVAHRSLYHLKEADPHTWAIPRLRGPVKAALVEIQADEYGGGRAGRMHSELFRHTMRALGLDDAYGAYADLVPAITLAVGNAMSMFGLHRRHRGRLLGHLAAFEMTSSLPNLRYAQALRRLGGGAAARRYFDEHVQADAVHEQIAVYDMCGRFAASHPWLTGDVLYGAACALTLDRLFAEHVLGRWRRGASSLLEPITAGR; this is translated from the coding sequence ATGCGGCTGCCGGTACCCAGAGGCCCGATCAGCGAACGGCTCTTCGGAGAGCTCACCGCGGACCCCCACGACTTCGGCCTCCCTGAGGAGCTCGCCGTGCCGCCGGCGGGGCCGGTCGTGGCGGACGAGGACGTCCAGGTGGCGCTGTTCGCCTGCTACGAGCTGCACTACCAGGGGTTCGACGAGGTCGACGAACGGTGGGAGTGGAACCGTTCGATGCTGGCGGTGCGGGAACGGCTGGAGGAGGTCTTCGAGCGGGCCCTGGCCGCGGCCGTACCACCACCGCCGGAGGCGCCGGCGCGCGGCGTGCCACGGCTGCTGATCGAGATGGTGCCGGACGGCCCGTGGTCGCTGGCGGACTTCCTGCACAAGGACGCCTGCCTCGACCGCTTCCGGGAGTTCGTCGCGCACCGGTCGCTGTACCACCTGAAGGAGGCCGACCCGCACACCTGGGCCATCCCGCGGCTGCGGGGGCCGGTCAAGGCGGCGCTCGTGGAGATCCAGGCGGACGAGTACGGCGGGGGCCGCGCGGGCCGCATGCACTCGGAGCTGTTCCGGCACACCATGCGCGCGCTCGGCCTCGACGACGCCTACGGCGCCTACGCCGACCTGGTCCCCGCGATCACGCTGGCCGTGGGGAACGCGATGTCGATGTTCGGGCTGCACCGGCGGCACCGCGGCAGGCTGCTCGGTCACCTCGCGGCGTTCGAGATGACGTCGTCCCTGCCGAACCTCCGGTACGCGCAGGCCCTGCGGCGGCTCGGCGGCGGCGCGGCGGCGCGGCGCTACTTCGACGAGCACGTGCAGGCCGACGCGGTGCACGAGCAGATCGCGGTGTACGACATGTGCGGGAGGTTCGCGGCGAGCCACCCCTGGCTCACCGGCGACGTGCTGTACGGCGCGGCCTGCGCGCTGACCCTGGACCGGCTCTTCGCCGAGCACGTCCTCGGCCGCTGGCGCCGCGGCGCCTCGTCGCTGCTGGAGCCGATCACGGCGGGGAGGTGA
- a CDS encoding YqjF family protein — translation MAVRHGERVRVPVMYQDWLDITFIHWRYPVEPIQRMLPDGLTVDSFDGSAWVGLTPLLMSDVRPPGVPAIPWLSRFPETNVRTYARDAEGRTGLWFLSLDAARLPAVLTARATYRLPYHWAAMSVTGTSTRRVYRSHRHRSAGAHCHAEVELGSPLAAPGERAELLTGFLTERYRLFTVIAGRLAHAEVEHVPWPLHEARLRHLDQDLLQAASLPAPGGTPLVHASPGVRVRVGPWSLR, via the coding sequence ATGGCGGTGCGGCACGGCGAGCGGGTGCGTGTTCCGGTGATGTACCAGGACTGGTTGGACATCACCTTCATCCACTGGCGCTACCCGGTGGAACCGATCCAGCGGATGCTGCCGGACGGCCTGACCGTCGACTCCTTCGACGGGTCGGCGTGGGTGGGGCTCACGCCGCTGCTGATGTCGGACGTCCGGCCACCCGGCGTCCCGGCGATCCCGTGGCTGTCGCGGTTCCCCGAGACCAACGTGCGCACCTACGCGCGGGACGCCGAGGGCCGGACCGGCCTGTGGTTCCTGTCGCTGGACGCCGCGCGCCTGCCGGCCGTGCTGACCGCGAGGGCCACCTACCGGCTGCCGTACCACTGGGCCGCGATGTCGGTGACCGGAACCTCCACCCGGCGGGTCTACCGCTCACACAGGCACCGGTCCGCCGGCGCGCACTGCCACGCCGAGGTCGAACTCGGCTCCCCGCTCGCGGCCCCCGGTGAGCGCGCCGAGCTCCTGACCGGGTTCCTCACCGAGCGGTACCGCCTGTTCACCGTGATCGCCGGCAGGCTCGCGCACGCGGAGGTCGAACACGTCCCCTGGCCCCTGCACGAGGCCCGCCTGCGTCACCTGGACCAGGACCTCCTCCAGGCGGCGTCCCTGCCGGCCCCCGGCGGCACCCCTCTGGTGCACGCCTCGCCTGGTGTGCGCGTTCGAGTGGGCCCCTGGTCGCTGCGGTGA